The following proteins come from a genomic window of Pseudomonadota bacterium:
- a CDS encoding TRAP transporter large permease subunit, giving the protein MTDPQVAILMLSLFIVLVLLGFPIAFTLLAMGVGFGYYAYYSGDAESIADLFDNNIFYLLNQNTYSVMENDTLVAIPLFLFMGYVVERANIVDRLFYSLYMAARNLPGSLAIAALLTCAVFSTASGIVGAVVTLMGLLAYPAMANAGYQKSFASGVICAGGTLGILIPPSIMLIVYAAIAELSPLRLYAAAVFPGLLLAGMYIVFVMIRVWLNPAIAPRPRDEDVPPAAKIYLDLLVSFVPLTVLIMLVLGSILGGLATPAEAAAMGALGGLVLAALYRSLTWTKIKESVFLTAKATAMVCWLFVGSWTFASVFSFLGGHDIIEHWFVSMNLQPWQFLVMAQLIIFLLGWPLEWSEILIIFVPIFLPMLDTFGVNPYFFAMLVALNLQTSFLTPPMAMSAYYLKGVLKGKIELMEIFRGLMPYLGIVILCMVLMYQFPGIALWLPDYLFGVYIP; this is encoded by the coding sequence ATGACTGATCCCCAAGTTGCCATATTGATGCTGAGCCTGTTCATCGTGCTCGTGCTGCTCGGCTTTCCCATCGCCTTCACCCTGCTGGCGATGGGTGTTGGTTTTGGCTATTACGCCTACTACTCCGGTGATGCCGAGAGCATTGCCGACCTCTTCGACAACAACATTTTCTATCTGCTGAATCAGAACACCTATTCGGTGATGGAAAACGACACGCTTGTGGCGATACCCCTGTTTCTGTTCATGGGGTACGTGGTCGAACGTGCAAACATCGTCGACCGCCTGTTCTACTCGCTGTACATGGCCGCGCGCAACCTGCCGGGTTCGCTCGCCATCGCGGCGCTGCTGACCTGCGCGGTGTTTTCAACCGCGTCGGGTATTGTCGGCGCGGTGGTGACGCTGATGGGCCTGCTCGCCTACCCCGCGATGGCCAACGCCGGCTACCAGAAATCTTTTGCCTCCGGTGTCATCTGCGCGGGTGGCACGCTTGGCATTCTGATCCCCCCGTCGATCATGCTGATCGTCTACGCGGCGATCGCCGAACTGTCGCCGTTGCGGCTGTACGCCGCGGCGGTGTTTCCGGGCCTGCTGCTCGCCGGCATGTACATCGTGTTCGTGATGATCCGGGTCTGGCTCAACCCGGCCATTGCACCACGGCCGCGCGACGAGGACGTGCCGCCGGCGGCCAAGATCTACCTCGATCTGCTGGTGAGCTTCGTGCCGTTGACGGTGCTGATCATGCTGGTGCTCGGCTCGATCCTCGGCGGGCTCGCAACACCTGCCGAAGCCGCGGCGATGGGGGCGCTGGGTGGCCTGGTGCTGGCCGCGCTCTACCGCTCGCTGACCTGGACCAAGATCAAGGAGAGCGTGTTTCTCACCGCCAAGGCCACGGCGATGGTCTGCTGGCTGTTCGTCGGCTCCTGGACCTTTGCCAGTGTCTTCTCCTTCCTCGGTGGCCACGACATCATCGAGCACTGGTTCGTCTCGATGAACCTGCAGCCCTGGCAGTTCCTCGTGATGGCGCAACTGATCATCTTCCTGCTCGGGTGGCCGCTCGAATGGTCGGAGATCCTGATCATCTTCGTGCCGATCTTCCTGCCCATGCTCGACACCTTCGGCGTGAACCCCTACTTCTTTGCCATGTTGGTTGCCTTGAACCTGCAGACCTCCTTCCTCACGCCACCGATGGCCATGAGCGCCTACTACCTCAAGGGGGTGTTGAAAGGGAAGATCGAACTGATGGAAATCTTCAGGGGCCTGATGCCGTACCTCGGCATCGTCATCCTGTGCATGGTGTTGATGTACCAGTTTCCGGGTATCGCGCTCTGGCTGCCGGATTACCTCTTCGGGGTGTACATCCCCTGA
- a CDS encoding DUF2059 domain-containing protein produces the protein MKRIITQIALVAALAVAPLHAADGDKTALIERMFAVMGLDKQMNGGFEAMLPVVENMAAQLQLNSAEKEELKNIYRAWFREDFDRDAIADRMVGLYADVFSEQELRDVITFYESPTGQKFLDASSGLMQEAAQIGMQEGMAKQDRLLERLQPFLDKHRN, from the coding sequence GTGAAACGGATCATCACGCAGATCGCCCTGGTGGCAGCCTTGGCGGTGGCGCCTCTGCACGCGGCGGACGGCGACAAGACCGCCCTGATCGAGCGCATGTTCGCGGTCATGGGGCTCGACAAGCAGATGAACGGCGGCTTCGAGGCCATGCTGCCGGTGGTCGAGAACATGGCCGCACAACTTCAGCTCAACTCGGCGGAAAAGGAAGAGCTGAAGAACATCTACCGTGCATGGTTCCGCGAGGACTTCGACCGTGACGCGATTGCCGACAGAATGGTGGGCCTCTACGCGGACGTGTTTTCCGAGCAGGAACTGCGCGACGTGATCACCTTTTACGAATCGCCCACCGGGCAGAAATTCCTCGACGCGTCGTCGGGCCTGATGCAGGAGGCAGCGCAGATCGGCATGCAGGAGGGCATGGCCAAGCAGGATCGCCTGCTCGAGCGGCTGCAGCCCTTTCTCGACAAGCACCGCAACTGA
- a CDS encoding TRAP transporter small permease subunit — translation MVKFIHAIEGLSQWVGRAFGWCILILTLSVSYEVFVRYVLNAPTVWAFDMMVQMYGALFLMAGPYALAQDAHVRGDVLYRLFSVKWQARIDFVLYILFFFPGMMALFWYGWEIASDSWRYKEVSWNSPARIQIYFFKTLIPVAGLLLMFQGFAEMLRCWMAMRSGVWLERLADVRETEDRLMDLDDDDAEPELSGAKD, via the coding sequence GTGGTTAAATTCATTCACGCCATCGAGGGGCTCAGCCAGTGGGTTGGGCGGGCCTTCGGGTGGTGCATCTTGATTCTGACCTTGAGCGTCAGTTACGAGGTTTTCGTGCGCTATGTGCTCAACGCCCCCACCGTGTGGGCGTTCGACATGATGGTGCAGATGTACGGCGCGCTCTTTTTGATGGCAGGCCCGTACGCACTCGCCCAGGATGCACACGTGCGCGGTGATGTGCTCTATCGGCTGTTCTCGGTGAAGTGGCAGGCGCGCATCGACTTCGTGCTCTACATCCTCTTTTTCTTCCCCGGCATGATGGCGCTGTTCTGGTACGGCTGGGAGATCGCTTCCGACAGCTGGCGTTACAAGGAAGTGAGCTGGAACAGCCCGGCGCGCATCCAGATCTACTTCTTCAAGACACTGATCCCGGTCGCCGGCCTTCTGCTGATGTTCCAGGGCTTTGCCGAGATGCTGCGGTGCTGGATGGCGATGCGGTCCGGCGTGTGGCTGGAGCGGCTTGCTGACGTCCGCGAGACCGAAGACCGGTTGATGGACCTTGACGACGACGACGCCGAGCCCGAGCTCAGCGGCGCGAAAGACTGA
- a CDS encoding Ldh family oxidoreductase yields the protein MSVYTQDELVRFASAVYGALGVATEAALTLADSLAQADAWGHPSHGVLRTFWYAKRIVSGATRLDSAPEVVVDARALAVVDGHNGIGQVVAQTAMQEAVDRAKQFGVGAVAVRQSGHFGTAMYFTRQAAQQGCVALVSTNASPAMAPWGGLEKRVGTNPWSVAAPAGRYPPMLLDIANTAVARGKLYVAQQRGEPIPLGWAMDAEGQPTTDPAAGIAGTILPMAGHKGYAIATLMDVLSGVLSGSRFGEDVVGPYEPDGDSGVGHLMIALDIAACRPLADFNADMERYIDRLKATPTAPGVEAVHYPGELEAGAEARHRVEGIALPDATVLALNREAALLGVPPLAPRG from the coding sequence GTGAGCGTGTACACACAAGACGAACTCGTCCGTTTTGCAAGCGCGGTCTACGGCGCGCTCGGCGTGGCGACTGAAGCGGCGCTGACGCTTGCCGATTCACTGGCGCAAGCGGACGCGTGGGGCCACCCCTCGCACGGTGTGTTGCGCACCTTCTGGTACGCCAAGCGGATCGTGTCCGGGGCGACGCGCTTGGACAGCGCACCCGAGGTCGTTGTCGACGCGCGCGCGCTGGCGGTGGTCGACGGGCACAACGGCATCGGCCAGGTGGTGGCGCAGACGGCGATGCAAGAGGCCGTCGACCGGGCGAAGCAGTTCGGCGTCGGCGCAGTCGCTGTGCGGCAGTCAGGGCACTTTGGTACCGCGATGTATTTCACCCGGCAGGCGGCGCAACAGGGTTGCGTCGCGCTGGTCTCGACCAACGCGAGCCCCGCCATGGCCCCCTGGGGCGGCTTGGAAAAACGCGTGGGCACCAACCCCTGGTCGGTCGCGGCGCCGGCTGGGCGCTATCCGCCGATGCTGCTCGACATCGCCAACACCGCGGTCGCGCGCGGCAAGCTCTACGTCGCGCAGCAGCGCGGCGAGCCGATTCCCCTCGGCTGGGCGATGGACGCCGAGGGCCAGCCCACCACCGACCCGGCCGCGGGCATCGCGGGCACCATCCTGCCCATGGCGGGGCACAAGGGCTACGCGATTGCGACCCTGATGGACGTACTCTCAGGGGTCTTGAGTGGCAGCCGCTTTGGCGAAGACGTGGTCGGTCCTTACGAGCCGGACGGCGACAGCGGCGTCGGCCACCTGATGATCGCGCTCGACATCGCGGCGTGCCGGCCGCTGGCCGACTTCAACGCGGACATGGAGCGGTACATCGATCGCCTCAAAGCGACGCCCACCGCGCCCGGGGTCGAGGCCGTGCACTACCCGGGTGAATTGGAAGCCGGCGCCGAGGCCCGCCACCGGGTCGAGGGCATCGCACTGCCCGATGCCACCGTGCTGGCGCTCAACCGGGAAGCCGCTTTGCTCGGCGTGCCGCCACTCGCCCCGCGCGGCTGA
- a CDS encoding GNAT family N-acetyltransferase: protein MAGATPGVDDIEPYAADWRAGCLAVFDGNLGRYFADDERATFIEYLDVHSSTLPYFVLVSGDTVLACGGYGKEGDRVSLNWGMVARDHHRRGLGQCITRFRLERIAVEHPDTPVRIETSQHTMGFYARLGFAVENHTPDGFGVGIDRVVMVWLPAAPEPGA from the coding sequence GTGGCTGGAGCAACACCCGGTGTGGACGACATCGAACCCTACGCCGCCGATTGGCGTGCCGGCTGTCTGGCCGTGTTCGACGGCAACCTCGGACGCTACTTCGCGGACGACGAGCGGGCGACGTTCATCGAATACCTCGACGTGCACTCGAGCACATTGCCGTACTTTGTGCTGGTGTCGGGCGACACGGTGCTGGCCTGCGGTGGCTACGGCAAGGAGGGGGATCGGGTGTCGCTCAACTGGGGCATGGTGGCGCGTGACCACCACCGGCGCGGCCTCGGCCAATGCATCACGCGCTTCCGCCTGGAGCGGATCGCGGTCGAGCACCCCGACACCCCCGTGCGGATCGAGACCTCGCAGCACACGATGGGCTTCTACGCGCGGTTGGGCTTCGCAGTCGAGAACCACACCCCGGACGGCTTCGGAGTCGGCATCGATCGAGTGGTGATGGTGTGGTTGCCGGCGGCCCCGGAGCCAGGCGCGTGA
- a CDS encoding amidase → MRGELHTLGALEARDAILEGRLSSERLVTACLAQIGDDPLNAWACLDAEEALSQAQEADRVRKSGRATGALQGVPVALKDIVDTRTLPTERGSAVFAGRTPDDDAEIVNRLREAGAVVLGKTKTTELAFVHPCDTLNPHDPTRSPGGSSSGSAAAVAACQVPLAVGSQTGGSVIRPASYCGLYGFKPTRGMLSRTGVLKTSETLDHLGTFARSLDDLALLTQAIGSFDPRDASSLPRARPDLLAGARAEVPVDPDIAYFEFPFHDQLAPDAREGLEAVIDALGARVTRLPVADSLSGLIEVHLTIHEYEFCQHLREVIDTHADLLSDSLTPVIARGRAISQTEYEDAQAVRASAEAFFAKHFTDFDAVLAPSATGEAPLLSSGGTGDPVFCRIWSLTGLPALTLPLLVGENGLPVGVQLIGGAEEDDRLLRTAAWVQRTLQGAHT, encoded by the coding sequence ATGCGCGGCGAGCTGCACACGCTGGGCGCACTCGAGGCGCGCGACGCGATCCTCGAGGGCCGGCTGTCGTCAGAGCGTCTGGTCACGGCCTGCCTGGCGCAGATCGGCGACGACCCGCTGAACGCCTGGGCCTGCCTCGACGCGGAGGAGGCGCTGTCGCAGGCGCAGGAGGCCGACCGCGTGCGCAAGTCCGGCCGGGCCACGGGCGCCCTGCAGGGCGTGCCGGTGGCACTGAAGGACATCGTCGACACCCGCACCCTGCCGACCGAACGCGGTTCGGCGGTGTTTGCGGGGCGCACGCCGGACGACGACGCCGAGATCGTCAACCGCCTGCGCGAAGCCGGCGCGGTCGTGCTTGGCAAGACCAAAACCACTGAACTCGCCTTCGTTCACCCGTGCGATACCCTCAACCCGCACGACCCGACTCGCTCGCCCGGTGGCTCGTCGAGCGGCTCGGCAGCGGCGGTGGCGGCGTGTCAGGTGCCGCTAGCCGTCGGTTCACAAACCGGTGGCTCGGTCATCCGACCCGCGTCGTACTGCGGGCTCTACGGCTTCAAGCCGACGCGCGGCATGCTCTCGCGCACGGGCGTGCTCAAGACCTCCGAGACCCTCGACCACCTTGGCACCTTCGCGCGCTCGCTCGACGACCTCGCGCTGTTGACTCAAGCAATTGGCAGCTTCGATCCCCGCGACGCGAGCAGCCTGCCGCGGGCACGGCCGGATCTCCTGGCCGGGGCCCGCGCCGAGGTGCCGGTCGATCCCGACATCGCCTATTTCGAGTTTCCCTTTCACGACCAGCTTGCACCGGACGCACGCGAGGGGCTCGAGGCCGTGATCGACGCGCTCGGCGCGCGGGTGACACGGCTGCCCGTTGCCGACAGCCTCAGTGGCCTGATCGAGGTGCACCTCACGATCCACGAGTACGAATTCTGTCAGCACCTGCGCGAGGTCATCGACACGCACGCCGACCTGCTGAGCGACAGCCTGACGCCGGTGATCGCGCGCGGGCGGGCGATCTCGCAGACCGAGTACGAAGACGCACAAGCCGTGCGGGCGTCGGCCGAGGCCTTTTTCGCCAAGCATTTCACCGACTTCGACGCGGTGCTGGCGCCGTCCGCAACCGGCGAGGCGCCGTTGCTGTCGTCCGGCGGCACCGGCGACCCGGTGTTCTGCCGCATCTGGAGTCTCACCGGACTGCCTGCGCTGACCCTGCCGTTGCTTGTCGGCGAGAACGGCTTGCCGGTCGGCGTTCAACTGATTGGCGGCGCGGAGGAAGACGACCGTCTGCTGCGCACCGCCGCGTGGGTTCAGCGCACCCTTCAAGGCGCCCACACCTGA
- a CDS encoding adenylate/guanylate cyclase domain-containing protein, with amino-acid sequence MATTPCVVFFADLADSVHLYDTVGDATAREHVQAVQRLLGERIAAFDGNVHQIVGDELMVCFADADRALACSVALHHDAQQYSHAHGARLQLRIGMHYGEVITDTTENRLFGDTVNLASRVNGIAQAEQTILTEALLQRASPTWLTSVRQFDETRVKGKTELLKVFDLPWQTEELTTIVTARTDVPQPVDGHRLMLHYRGRDHDLSGLIGAFSIGRALTNDLVVTAESVSRRHVTIERVRDHFVLSDKSTNGTHLLTHEGNTMYLRREQWPMSGHGSLALGAPPDQNADHTLRFHCGVMEPS; translated from the coding sequence ATGGCGACAACCCCTTGTGTGGTGTTTTTTGCCGACCTCGCCGACAGCGTGCATTTATACGACACGGTCGGCGATGCCACCGCGCGCGAACACGTACAAGCGGTGCAACGGCTACTCGGCGAGCGCATCGCCGCTTTCGATGGCAACGTGCACCAGATCGTCGGCGATGAGCTCATGGTGTGTTTCGCAGACGCTGATCGCGCGCTCGCGTGCTCGGTGGCGTTGCACCACGACGCGCAACAATACAGCCATGCACATGGCGCAAGGCTGCAACTGCGAATCGGCATGCACTACGGCGAGGTCATCACCGACACCACGGAAAACCGACTCTTTGGCGACACCGTCAACCTTGCCTCCCGCGTCAACGGCATCGCCCAGGCTGAGCAGACCATCCTCACCGAAGCGCTGCTGCAACGTGCGTCGCCAACCTGGCTGACCAGCGTGCGGCAGTTCGATGAGACGCGCGTGAAAGGCAAGACGGAGTTGCTCAAGGTGTTCGACCTGCCCTGGCAAACCGAGGAACTGACGACCATCGTCACCGCCCGGACGGACGTCCCGCAGCCCGTAGACGGCCACCGCTTGATGCTGCACTACCGGGGGCGTGACCACGATCTCAGTGGCCTGATCGGCGCCTTTTCTATCGGGCGGGCACTGACCAACGACCTCGTGGTCACGGCCGAGTCAGTGTCACGCCGCCATGTGACGATCGAACGCGTGCGAGACCATTTCGTGCTCAGTGACAAGAGCACCAACGGCACCCACTTGCTCACCCACGAGGGCAATACGATGTACCTTCGGCGCGAGCAATGGCCGATGTCGGGCCACGGCAGTCTTGCGCTCGGCGCGCCGCCAGACCAAAACGCCGACCACACCCTTCGCTTTCACTGCGGCGTCATGGAACCGAGCTGA
- a CDS encoding TRAP transporter substrate-binding protein encodes MADSVNRRKFLKGTAATAAAATAATISAPAIAEGKSVTLKMQAAWGGGIFLENAQSYVNRVNEMSGGALVIDLLPVNSVVKTSQMQDAVHRGVLDAAHYVPAYWYSKSKAASLFGTGPCFGWSSQEVLGWVHYGGGQELFDELMGSLGLNVVSFFNSPMPAQPMGWFKEEITDASQMSGLKYRTVGLAADVLLEMGMSVVQLPGGEIQPAMKSGLIDAAEFNNPTSDRDFGMQDVSKHYHLASFHQSQEFFEVTFNRKKYDKLPDELKAILKYASEAENSNFYWHNTKRYADDLTTLRDEQGVNVYRTPDSVMAEQLKAWDIVVDRISGEDEFFAKVVESQKAYAKNVMNYLNLNQPDYKLAYSHYFG; translated from the coding sequence ATGGCCGATTCAGTCAACCGTAGAAAATTCCTGAAGGGCACCGCCGCGACGGCAGCCGCCGCCACCGCGGCGACCATCAGCGCGCCCGCCATCGCCGAAGGCAAGAGCGTCACCCTGAAAATGCAGGCCGCGTGGGGCGGCGGCATCTTCCTCGAGAACGCGCAGTCCTACGTCAACCGCGTCAACGAAATGTCAGGTGGCGCTTTGGTCATCGACCTGCTGCCGGTGAACTCGGTCGTCAAGACCAGCCAGATGCAGGACGCGGTGCACCGCGGGGTGCTCGATGCCGCGCACTACGTGCCGGCCTACTGGTACTCGAAGTCCAAGGCCGCATCGCTGTTCGGCACCGGACCCTGCTTCGGCTGGTCCAGCCAGGAAGTCCTCGGCTGGGTCCACTACGGCGGCGGCCAGGAGCTGTTCGACGAGCTCATGGGCTCGCTCGGGTTGAACGTGGTGTCGTTCTTCAACTCGCCCATGCCGGCCCAGCCGATGGGGTGGTTCAAGGAGGAAATCACCGACGCCTCACAGATGAGCGGCCTGAAATACCGCACCGTCGGCCTCGCGGCGGACGTCCTGCTCGAGATGGGCATGTCGGTCGTGCAGCTGCCCGGTGGCGAAATCCAGCCGGCGATGAAGTCCGGCCTGATCGACGCGGCCGAGTTCAACAACCCGACCTCCGACCGCGACTTCGGCATGCAGGACGTGTCCAAGCACTACCACCTCGCGTCCTTCCACCAGAGCCAGGAGTTCTTCGAGGTCACCTTCAACAGGAAGAAGTACGACAAACTGCCCGACGAGCTCAAGGCCATCCTGAAGTACGCGAGTGAAGCCGAAAACTCGAACTTCTACTGGCACAACACCAAGCGCTACGCCGACGACCTGACCACCCTGCGCGACGAGCAGGGCGTCAACGTCTACCGCACGCCGGACAGTGTCATGGCTGAACAGCTCAAGGCCTGGGACATCGTGGTTGACCGCATTTCCGGGGAAGACGAATTCTTTGCCAAGGTGGTCGAGAGCCAGAAGGCCTACGCGAAGAACGTCATGAACTACCTCAACCTCAACCAGCCGGATTACAAGCTGGCCTACAGCCACTACTTCGGCTGA
- a CDS encoding D-glycerate dehydrogenase gives MSRPRLWFPRRLSDATLERAQRDYDCVINWEDGLSSADDIVRMSAEVDAVVPCHSEHFSAEVVARLDDRLKLVANHSVGVDHCDLGALAARGITVTNTPDVLSDATAEIAMLLMLGAARRAVEGDRLVRSGAWDTWSPSFMVGKQVTGARLGIVGMGRVGQAFAEKARGFGMDVHYHNRSRVPAEREHGARFHETLDSLLAVSDFLSLHCPATPDTAGILNAARLACLPRGAVVVNTARGALVDEAALIDALDSGHLAGAGLDCFATEPGGNPAFARFDNVFMLPHIGSATVQTRDAMGFRALDNVDAFFGGAVPRDTL, from the coding sequence ATGAGCCGCCCACGGCTCTGGTTTCCGCGGCGCCTGTCCGACGCGACGCTTGAACGCGCGCAGCGTGACTACGACTGCGTGATCAACTGGGAAGACGGCCTGAGCAGTGCCGACGACATCGTGCGCATGAGTGCCGAGGTCGACGCCGTGGTGCCGTGTCACTCCGAACACTTTTCGGCCGAGGTGGTCGCGCGCCTCGATGACCGACTGAAGCTTGTCGCCAACCACTCCGTTGGTGTCGACCACTGCGACCTCGGGGCACTGGCTGCGCGCGGCATCACCGTCACCAACACCCCCGATGTGCTGAGTGACGCGACCGCCGAGATCGCCATGCTGCTGATGCTCGGCGCTGCGCGGCGCGCCGTCGAAGGCGACCGCCTGGTGCGCTCCGGTGCCTGGGACACCTGGTCGCCGAGTTTCATGGTCGGCAAGCAGGTCACTGGCGCGCGGCTCGGTATTGTCGGCATGGGGCGCGTCGGGCAGGCCTTTGCCGAGAAGGCGCGTGGCTTCGGCATGGACGTCCACTACCACAACCGCTCGCGTGTGCCGGCTGAGCGCGAGCACGGCGCGCGCTTTCACGAGACGCTCGACAGCCTGCTGGCGGTCTCGGATTTCCTCTCACTGCACTGTCCGGCAACCCCGGATACGGCCGGTATCCTGAACGCGGCGCGCCTGGCGTGCCTGCCGCGAGGGGCCGTGGTGGTCAACACCGCGCGCGGTGCGCTGGTCGACGAAGCCGCGCTGATCGACGCGCTCGACAGTGGTCACCTCGCGGGCGCGGGCCTCGATTGCTTCGCGACCGAACCGGGCGGCAATCCCGCCTTTGCCCGCTTCGACAACGTCTTCATGCTGCCGCACATCGGCAGTGCCACGGTGCAGACGCGCGACGCGATGGGGTTTCGGGCGCTCGACAACGTCGACGCCTTCTTCGGCGGCGCTGTGCCACGCGACACCCTGTGA
- a CDS encoding aminomethyltransferase family protein produces the protein MSDTLNRTSALASRHRALGSDLEDWNGMGTAWSYHTDPRDEHDAVRERAGMFDMSPLKKQVVRGPDAQAVLDHLTTRDMARLTPGRAAYVSVLTETGTLADDAIVSNCGDDTWWVVHGSGDTAALLQASAQGRNVSVQLDDDLHNVSVQGPASLETLNPHCDIDLAALAYFDHAPAALFGHPCRLSRTGYSGERGYEVFASASHIGPIWDALVDAGVMPCSFTALDALRIEAGLLFYGYDMTDEHTPWEAGLGFTVNTGKSDFRGKAAVVAAQGRERVRNVTLRVDHSAALTGGETLVAADVDVGVVNSPCFSHRLNASLALAHVRPDIADGAVLQVSGDGLQTTATVVASPVHDPEKQRTHAR, from the coding sequence ATGTCCGACACACTGAACCGCACCTCCGCCCTCGCGTCCCGACACCGCGCGCTCGGCTCCGATCTCGAAGACTGGAATGGCATGGGCACCGCGTGGTCGTACCACACCGATCCGCGCGACGAGCACGACGCCGTGCGTGAGCGTGCCGGCATGTTCGACATGTCGCCTTTGAAGAAACAGGTCGTTCGCGGGCCGGACGCTCAAGCGGTGCTCGATCACCTGACCACCCGCGACATGGCCCGTCTCACGCCGGGCCGCGCCGCGTACGTCAGCGTGCTGACCGAGACAGGCACGCTCGCCGACGACGCCATCGTCTCAAACTGCGGAGACGACACCTGGTGGGTCGTGCACGGGTCTGGCGACACCGCTGCGTTGTTGCAGGCGTCAGCGCAGGGCAGAAACGTGTCGGTTCAGCTCGACGACGACCTGCACAACGTGTCGGTGCAGGGGCCGGCGTCACTCGAGACACTGAACCCGCACTGCGACATCGACCTCGCCGCCCTCGCCTACTTCGACCACGCACCCGCCGCCCTCTTCGGCCACCCGTGCCGCCTCTCGCGCACCGGCTACTCCGGCGAGCGCGGCTACGAAGTCTTTGCCAGCGCGTCACACATCGGGCCGATCTGGGATGCGCTGGTCGACGCGGGCGTGATGCCGTGTTCATTCACGGCGCTCGACGCACTCCGGATCGAAGCCGGCCTGCTGTTCTACGGCTACGATATGACCGACGAGCACACGCCGTGGGAGGCTGGCCTCGGGTTCACGGTCAACACCGGCAAGTCCGACTTCCGCGGCAAGGCCGCGGTGGTCGCAGCCCAAGGCCGGGAACGCGTGCGCAACGTCACACTGCGGGTGGACCACTCCGCGGCGTTGACCGGCGGCGAAACCCTGGTTGCAGCGGACGTCGATGTCGGGGTCGTGAACAGCCCCTGCTTCTCACACCGACTGAACGCCTCGCTCGCACTCGCCCATGTGCGGCCGGACATTGCCGACGGCGCGGTGTTACAGGTGTCTGGCGACGGGTTGCAGACCACAGCCACAGTGGTTGCAAGCCCGGTACACGACCCCGAAAAACAGCGAACGCACGCGCGCTGA
- a CDS encoding NAD(P)H-dependent oxidoreductase, producing MRAHIVLAHPEPRSFNAQLAALSAATLEQAGWQTSMSDLYSMGFDPVEGARHFHGRSDLDFFHTQSEQRHSADQGALPVDVGAEIEHIEASELVVVHFPLWWFGAPAMFKGWMDRVFVYGKLYRSAQRYDRGTCAGKRVLFCVTTGASAHACAHNGREGDTALLLWPLLFPFRYLGFEVLSPVVLHGVGGVAFIEGAEEGLATLELHRSHWVEALEHLPSRATVPYNPDADFDETTRLLPSAPTLSPFIRQAVDAVP from the coding sequence ATGCGCGCACACATCGTCCTTGCCCACCCCGAACCCCGGTCGTTCAATGCGCAATTAGCGGCGCTCAGTGCGGCTACGCTGGAACAAGCCGGGTGGCAGACTTCCATGTCGGACTTGTATTCGATGGGCTTCGACCCGGTCGAAGGGGCACGGCACTTTCACGGACGGTCTGATCTCGATTTCTTTCACACCCAGAGTGAGCAACGCCACAGCGCGGACCAGGGTGCGCTGCCGGTGGACGTCGGCGCAGAGATCGAGCACATCGAGGCCAGTGAGCTGGTCGTGGTGCACTTTCCGCTCTGGTGGTTCGGGGCGCCGGCGATGTTCAAGGGCTGGATGGACCGCGTGTTCGTTTACGGCAAGCTTTACCGGAGCGCCCAGCGGTACGACCGCGGCACCTGCGCGGGCAAACGGGTGCTGTTCTGCGTGACGACCGGTGCGAGCGCGCACGCTTGCGCCCACAACGGGCGTGAGGGGGACACGGCGCTGTTGTTGTGGCCGCTGCTGTTCCCGTTTCGCTATCTCGGCTTCGAGGTGCTCTCGCCGGTCGTCCTGCACGGTGTGGGTGGGGTCGCGTTCATCGAGGGGGCCGAGGAGGGCCTCGCAACGCTCGAACTCCACCGATCGCACTGGGTCGAGGCGCTCGAACACCTGCCGTCTCGCGCGACGGTGCCCTACAACCCGGACGCGGACTTCGACGAGACCACGCGACTGCTGCCGTCGGCGCCGACGCTTTCGCCTTTCATCCGTCAGGCCGTCGATGCCGTGCCGTAG